In a genomic window of Coregonus clupeaformis isolate EN_2021a chromosome 27, ASM2061545v1, whole genome shotgun sequence:
- the LOC121541366 gene encoding macrophage mannose receptor 1-like: MDQSLFLILVFSGLSILPSCLPHQFHFVNMNKTWTEAQRICRQNYTDLATIDDTADMEKLNNTVAASWSGSAWIGLYTNSWRWSLVDRELEGEGFWDKGYPNNYPINDEFYQNTTNKYFHITVHKTWSEAQLYCRDNHTDLASVRNTTEREAIMSTFPDETGLYRVWIGLNKSLGVWRWSDQSGSSYRKWESDESNRAKNGDFCAEVKLSGRWKDVGCNNNSTFICYDDELVLVLENKTWSEALWHCRDLDMELVSAHNQNIQHWVRQRAKNASTPFVWLGLRYTCTLDFWFWVNGEESCYHNWADGEGYNTGKEQCGNTGAIQRDGGQWVGLPETMRFNFICSKSDGEI; this comes from the exons ATGGACCAATCTCTGTTCCTCATCCTGGTGTTCTCAG GGCTGTCCATCCTCCCCTCATGCCTCCCTCATCAGTTCCACTTTGTGAACATGAATAAGACCTGGACTGAAGCTCAGAGAATCTGCAGACAGAACTACACTGACCTGGCCACCATAGATGACACGGCAGATATGGAGAAGCTCAATAACACTGTAGCAGCTAGTTGGAGTGGATCAGCCTGGATAGGGCTGTATACTAACAGCTGGAGGTGGTCTCTGGTagacagagagttagaggggGAGGGGTTTTGGGACAAAGGATATCCAAATAATTATCCCATCAACGATGAGTTCT ACCAAAATACGACCAATAAGTACTTTCACATCACTGTCCATAAAACTTGGAGTGAGGCTCAGCTCTACTGTCGGGATAACCACACAGACCTGGCCAGTGTGAGGAACACAACAGAGAGGGAGGCCATAATGAGTACCTTCCCTGACGAAACTGGTTTGTACAGAGTGTGGATTGGCCTGAATAAATCTCTTGGAGTCTGGAGGTGGTCCGACCAGAGTGGCTCCTCCTACAGAAAGTGGGAGTCAGACGAGTCGAACAGGGCAAAGAATGGAGACTTCTGTGCAGAAGTAAAATTGTCTGGACGGTGGAAAGATGTAGGATGTAATAACAACTCCACCTTTATTTGCTACGATG ATGAGCTGGTCCTGGTCCTAGAGAACAAGACGTGGTCAGAAGCCCTGTGGCACTGCAGAGACCTGGACATGGAGCTGGTGTCTGCCCACAACCAGAACATCCAGCACTGGGTCCGACAGAGAGCCAAGAATGCCTCCACTCCCTTCGTCTGGCTGGGCCTGAGGTACACCTGCACCCTGGACTTCTGGTTCTGGGTCAATGGAGAAGAGTCCTGCTACCACAACTGGGCCGACGGGGAGGGCTACAACACTGGCAAGGAGCAGTGTGGGAACACAGGGGCCATTCAGAGAGACGGGGGGCAGTGGGTCGGTCTGCCTGAGACTATGAGATTCAACTTCATCTGCAGCAAAAGTGATGGTGAGATTTGA